In Polyangia bacterium, a single genomic region encodes these proteins:
- a CDS encoding LamG-like jellyroll fold domain-containing protein, with protein DSTSNVTESSGFSFNNLRIEAPDESGLVGYWKFDEGQGTVIHDASGTGNDGTLTSTSWTDSTPPAIDFDNHAGVTFNGSTSYGVLGTTSLPANNASQSISFWFNSGTNAGGTGNDMVTLWNGGSSSVTSVGIVGAGLLGVWKWGPITLVSTSAPSTGAWHHVVYTYKSTGTVNTLYVDGVSVSTSTTAPNSATPTAAEIGGFNGSNLYTGSIDDLRIYNVTLTATQVANLYAGGYSGVGSNTVVTLGANLTVNKTLAIDDGTLDTSTFTVNAAATDSTQTATVNGTLKVGSNTATFNGGLTIGKLGSVTENTAGGKVALGTRGVVEFDEPSGGAVGFPTAAFNWNTFAFWREYVTYSSYVGASTADTVLAMTADGGTKYSWPLPSAHGSLVGTPRWNTEGTSPGTQYIYLITTTGYVYKVLDDGTQLATVSGWPYHNGASATATSPLANDSSNLYWSGFAGDGTTPKIFSLTLAGVLNGTGLTIASNVTAAPALATVSATPYVFFAIASHVYQETLTLGTQITSTQPTTAVNGRVTVYNNIIYFPENNGKVWALNASASAPTTAWSYQDATGAVVSNIYVDVTANRTCFGDAAGYIYVLNSAGAALTGFPWQISSSDVFSIAPLSRNGVLLIGTAAGKVYEIDETNGTTRALTHTYTLPGGAAVSSISFNSSANAGNGAYTVGTSDGKLYYINAGTDPTSGNP; from the coding sequence GACAGCACGTCCAATGTCACCGAATCCAGCGGTTTCTCATTCAACAACCTGCGCATCGAAGCGCCCGACGAGAGCGGACTGGTCGGTTACTGGAAATTCGACGAGGGCCAGGGCACGGTCATCCACGACGCCTCCGGAACCGGCAACGACGGGACCCTGACCTCGACGAGCTGGACGGATTCGACGCCGCCTGCGATCGATTTCGACAACCATGCCGGCGTCACATTCAACGGCAGCACCTCTTACGGTGTGTTGGGCACGACCTCGCTCCCGGCGAACAACGCTTCCCAAAGCATTTCGTTTTGGTTCAACAGCGGTACCAACGCCGGCGGCACCGGCAACGATATGGTGACGTTGTGGAACGGCGGTTCCAGCAGCGTCACTTCAGTCGGCATCGTTGGTGCCGGCCTCCTTGGCGTATGGAAATGGGGACCGATCACACTGGTCTCGACGTCAGCACCATCGACCGGCGCGTGGCACCATGTCGTCTACACGTACAAAAGCACCGGCACCGTGAACACCCTTTACGTTGACGGAGTGTCCGTCAGCACCAGCACCACGGCGCCCAACTCGGCCACGCCCACCGCCGCCGAGATCGGCGGATTCAACGGCTCCAATCTCTATACTGGCTCGATCGATGACCTGCGCATCTATAACGTCACGCTGACCGCGACTCAAGTCGCCAATCTGTATGCCGGCGGCTATTCCGGTGTGGGCAGCAACACCGTCGTCACCCTGGGCGCCAACCTGACCGTGAACAAGACGCTGGCCATCGACGATGGCACCCTCGACACCAGCACCTTCACAGTCAACGCGGCCGCCACCGATTCGACCCAGACCGCGACTGTCAACGGCACTCTGAAGGTTGGTTCGAACACGGCCACCTTCAACGGCGGGCTGACCATCGGAAAACTGGGCAGCGTCACGGAGAACACGGCGGGCGGCAAGGTCGCCCTTGGCACGAGGGGGGTGGTCGAGTTCGACGAACCTTCCGGCGGGGCGGTGGGGTTCCCGACGGCGGCGTTCAACTGGAACACGTTCGCCTTCTGGCGAGAGTACGTCACGTACAGTTCGTACGTCGGGGCTTCGACCGCGGACACGGTGCTGGCGATGACCGCGGACGGCGGGACGAAATATTCCTGGCCACTCCCATCTGCGCATGGATCCCTGGTCGGCACGCCGCGCTGGAACACGGAAGGCACGTCTCCCGGCACGCAGTACATCTACCTCATCACAACGACCGGCTACGTCTACAAGGTGCTGGACGACGGCACGCAGCTCGCCACGGTCTCGGGGTGGCCCTATCACAACGGCGCGTCCGCCACCGCCACCTCTCCTCTCGCCAACGATTCCAGCAATCTTTACTGGAGCGGTTTCGCCGGCGACGGGACTACCCCCAAGATATTCAGCCTGACGCTGGCCGGCGTTCTGAACGGCACGGGGTTGACCATCGCTTCGAACGTCACCGCGGCACCGGCCTTGGCGACGGTCAGCGCAACGCCCTACGTCTTCTTCGCCATCGCCAGTCACGTCTATCAGGAGACACTGACCCTGGGGACACAAATTACCAGCACCCAGCCGACGACTGCGGTCAACGGCCGCGTCACTGTCTACAACAACATCATTTATTTTCCCGAAAACAACGGCAAGGTCTGGGCTCTCAATGCGTCAGCCAGTGCTCCGACCACGGCCTGGTCTTATCAGGATGCCACCGGGGCCGTGGTCAGCAATATCTACGTGGACGTTACGGCCAATCGTACCTGTTTCGGGGATGCGGCCGGCTACATCTATGTGCTCAACAGCGCCGGCGCGGCGTTGACCGGATTTCCCTGGCAGATCTCGTCCAGCGACGTTTTTTCGATTGCCCCGCTGTCACGAAACGGCGTCCTCCTGATCGGCACCGCCGCTGGCAAGGTCTACGAAATCGATGAGACCAACGGGACCACCAGGGCTCTGACTCACACGTATACGTTGCCGGGAGGGGCCGCCGTATCGAGCATCTCGTTCAACTCGTCAGCCAATGCCGGCAACGGCGCCTACACGGTCGGCACGTCGGACGGCAAGCTCTACTATATCAACGCAGGCACTGATCCGACGTCGGGGAACCCATGA
- a CDS encoding PQQ-binding-like beta-propeller repeat protein gives MKRRACMVFLAGLTLASAQVLAADWPDMGLGSARARLSAEVLGPSFGRTPSWASRLPPLRDTSYLALLASPAAADGFVVIGTSTNRLRALRETDGELLWEVPTRDAVFSSPVLYRGRAYAASLRGDLSAVNLANGSVAWSSDLGGEVYAAPAIADDALYVAVGSPAPALVRLDLQTGAVMWTAAVGAQPLRSAPAVADGHVIVGESDGTWHGVSAATGAVEWTTAVPGIVQMTGPLIQQGTIYLVPAGPTLKLYALDLATGQPRQGWPLAVTLPDDSLAGVRITTNHVTSSLASAGANLVAFQVRREERIDTDGDGVVDTITMAEFVAGVDVGYTTTAWLAQGTRVVTHDDNAVPMYGIASTPAAFAGRGGVLLTVASGLSNRFQTLSGATGTVRASGALGGVTRGSPIVTNAGLIIGTDDGALVRLPSTANQPPAAPAAQFFPPVGAQADLKNVRLEWGASLEPDGDAVSYIVRWDSDGEVLRDWAGELVTSSEQTTVRLPALPAGGTYTWAVRARDAKGALSAWSARQTFEAVAPPPVAIGGQQFGDLASALAAATAGSVVSLGAGTYPLVDSLSVPPGVTLAGAGPHLTVLSGQGLSAAVVINGGTPGQPALRSLTVANAAVGVRVDGGHDVELRNVILRDNTEAGLRVLANATASLINGTVLRNAVGTDVDGTTSIRNSLITANAIGLSAGSTGLITTTYSNVAENTTADRRGVAAGNGDLTVAVQFVAANDYRLAAAQRTTDHGDPTDAFDQEPQPNGTRINIGAFGNTPFAELSVWSTALVPQSGAGATPVAVTPAAPGTNGDGGCAVATGRWSGSDTVNLTLIALAIISAARRRRRQGPA, from the coding sequence ATGAAGCGCCGCGCTTGCATGGTCTTCCTGGCTGGCCTGACCCTGGCGTCTGCACAGGTCCTGGCCGCGGACTGGCCCGACATGGGCCTTGGATCGGCGCGCGCCCGCTTGAGCGCCGAGGTGCTGGGGCCATCCTTCGGTCGCACACCGTCGTGGGCCAGCCGGCTGCCGCCTCTGCGCGACACCAGTTATCTCGCGTTGCTGGCATCGCCCGCCGCGGCCGACGGCTTCGTGGTGATCGGTACCTCCACCAACCGCCTGCGGGCCCTGCGCGAAACTGACGGCGAGTTGCTGTGGGAGGTGCCAACCCGGGACGCCGTGTTCTCGTCGCCGGTGCTGTACCGCGGGCGCGCCTACGCGGCTTCGCTGCGGGGCGATCTGTCGGCGGTCAACCTGGCGAACGGCTCGGTGGCGTGGAGCAGTGATCTGGGTGGCGAGGTCTATGCCGCGCCGGCGATCGCCGATGATGCTCTTTACGTTGCCGTGGGCAGCCCGGCGCCGGCGCTGGTGCGTCTCGATCTCCAGACCGGCGCGGTGATGTGGACGGCCGCAGTTGGCGCCCAGCCTCTTCGCAGCGCGCCGGCGGTCGCGGATGGCCACGTCATCGTCGGTGAATCGGATGGCACCTGGCACGGTGTCTCCGCCGCCACGGGAGCGGTCGAGTGGACCACGGCCGTCCCCGGGATCGTGCAAATGACCGGGCCGCTGATCCAGCAAGGGACGATCTACCTCGTGCCGGCGGGGCCGACGCTGAAGCTGTACGCGCTGGATCTGGCCACGGGGCAGCCGCGCCAGGGATGGCCGCTGGCGGTCACGCTGCCGGACGATTCGCTGGCCGGCGTGCGGATCACCACCAATCACGTGACCTCGTCGCTGGCCAGTGCTGGCGCGAATCTGGTCGCCTTCCAGGTTCGGCGCGAGGAGCGCATCGATACTGACGGCGACGGCGTCGTGGACACGATCACGATGGCAGAGTTCGTGGCCGGCGTTGACGTGGGCTACACGACGACGGCCTGGCTTGCGCAAGGTACCCGCGTCGTGACCCACGATGACAACGCGGTGCCAATGTACGGGATCGCGTCGACACCGGCGGCGTTCGCAGGCCGGGGCGGCGTCCTTTTGACGGTCGCGTCCGGGTTGAGCAACCGTTTTCAAACCTTGAGCGGCGCCACCGGAACCGTGCGTGCCAGCGGCGCTCTGGGCGGCGTCACACGCGGCTCGCCCATCGTCACCAACGCGGGCCTCATCATCGGCACCGACGACGGCGCCTTGGTTCGACTGCCGTCGACGGCGAACCAGCCGCCGGCCGCGCCGGCCGCGCAATTTTTCCCGCCCGTCGGCGCGCAGGCCGACCTCAAGAACGTTCGTCTGGAATGGGGCGCGTCGCTCGAGCCTGACGGCGACGCCGTGAGCTACATCGTTCGCTGGGATTCAGACGGTGAGGTGCTGAGAGATTGGGCAGGCGAGCTGGTCACGTCGAGTGAGCAGACCACGGTCCGGTTGCCGGCCTTGCCCGCCGGGGGCACGTACACCTGGGCGGTCCGGGCGCGCGACGCGAAGGGCGCGCTGTCCGCGTGGTCGGCGCGGCAGACCTTCGAGGCCGTCGCCCCGCCCCCGGTGGCGATCGGCGGGCAGCAATTTGGCGACCTCGCATCGGCGTTGGCCGCAGCGACGGCCGGCAGCGTGGTGTCGCTGGGGGCGGGAACTTATCCCTTGGTCGATTCGCTGTCGGTTCCGCCGGGTGTCACCCTGGCGGGCGCCGGACCGCACCTCACCGTGCTCTCGGGTCAGGGCCTATCAGCGGCCGTGGTCATCAACGGCGGCACCCCAGGCCAGCCGGCTCTACGGTCACTGACCGTGGCGAACGCGGCGGTCGGCGTGCGCGTCGATGGTGGCCACGACGTCGAGTTGCGCAACGTCATCCTTCGCGACAACACTGAAGCCGGCTTGCGCGTGCTGGCGAACGCGACCGCCAGCCTGATCAACGGCACGGTACTGCGAAACGCCGTCGGCACCGACGTCGACGGCACGACGTCGATCCGAAATTCGCTGATCACGGCGAACGCCATCGGCCTTTCGGCCGGAAGCACCGGACTTATCACCACGACCTATTCGAACGTCGCCGAGAACACCACCGCCGATCGCCGCGGCGTCGCGGCTGGGAACGGCGATCTGACGGTCGCGGTGCAATTCGTCGCCGCGAACGACTACCGTCTTGCCGCCGCGCAGAGGACCACCGACCACGGCGATCCCACCGACGCTTTCGACCAGGAACCGCAACCGAACGGCACTCGCATCAACATCGGGGCTTTCGGCAACACGCCGTTCGCCGAGCTCAGCGTGTGGTCGACCGCGCTGGTTCCCCAGAGCGGCGCAGGCGCCACACCGGTCGCCGTTACTCCGGCCGCGCCCGGCACGAATGGCGATGGTGGTTGCGCCGTGGCGACCGGCCGATGGTCGGGCTCTGACACGGTGAACCTTACGCTGATCGCTCTGGCAATCATCAGTGCAGCCCGCCGACGGCGGCGCCAAGGGCCTGCTTAG
- a CDS encoding ATP-binding protein — MIVDRRLRASIEAQLRVNPAVVLLGPRQVGKTTLAREIAGKRRTAAVYLDLERPADRRRMDDADAYLRAQAGKLVVVDEIHRAPELFGTLRGIIDDRRRQGDRTGHFLLLGSASLDLMKQASETLAGRVVYVELAPMDALEIAGRTGDLNRIWSRGGFPESLLARSEKDSLQWRRAFVRSYLERDVPMFAPRMPAETVGRLWTMLAHGQGTLLNQSSLAAGLAVSTPAVGRYVDLLVDLMLVRRLRPWSGNVGKRLVRTPKTYVRDSGITHALLDLETWNDVVGHPVAGPSWEGFAIENLIAAAGDTRIPFFYRTEDGAEVDLLFERAGKVEMVVEIKRSTAPEVSRGFHSARAVLKPAESFLLHGGTGTWPVDKNITAITLRDLMGRLLSG, encoded by the coding sequence ATGATCGTCGACCGTCGCCTCCGTGCCTCGATCGAGGCCCAATTGCGCGTGAATCCAGCGGTGGTCCTGCTCGGACCCCGTCAGGTTGGCAAGACGACCCTGGCTCGAGAGATCGCGGGGAAGCGCAGGACCGCCGCCGTCTATTTGGACCTCGAGCGGCCCGCCGATCGCCGGCGAATGGACGATGCCGACGCTTATCTGCGTGCCCAGGCCGGCAAGCTCGTGGTCGTCGACGAGATCCACAGGGCTCCGGAGCTGTTCGGCACACTTCGTGGCATCATTGATGACCGACGTCGGCAGGGAGATCGGACCGGCCACTTCTTGCTTCTGGGCTCGGCGTCTCTCGACTTGATGAAACAGGCGTCGGAAACGTTGGCCGGGCGGGTCGTCTACGTCGAGCTCGCGCCGATGGACGCCTTGGAGATCGCCGGACGCACGGGTGACCTGAACCGAATCTGGTCACGCGGCGGTTTTCCAGAGAGCTTGCTTGCGCGAAGCGAGAAGGACAGCCTGCAATGGCGTCGCGCGTTTGTGCGCAGCTATCTCGAAAGAGACGTGCCGATGTTCGCGCCGCGAATGCCTGCCGAAACCGTGGGCCGCCTGTGGACGATGCTCGCGCACGGGCAAGGCACTCTCCTGAACCAATCCAGCCTCGCCGCCGGCTTGGCCGTCTCGACACCTGCCGTAGGTCGATACGTCGATCTGCTCGTGGATCTCATGTTGGTCAGACGCCTCCGTCCCTGGAGCGGCAACGTAGGCAAGCGATTGGTACGAACGCCCAAAACCTACGTGCGCGATAGCGGCATCACCCACGCGCTACTCGATCTCGAGACCTGGAACGACGTCGTCGGACACCCAGTCGCCGGCCCGAGCTGGGAGGGCTTCGCCATCGAGAACCTCATCGCGGCCGCTGGCGATACGCGTATACCTTTCTTCTACCGGACGGAGGACGGTGCTGAAGTGGACCTGCTCTTCGAGCGAGCTGGCAAGGTCGAGATGGTGGTCGAAATCAAGCGCTCGACCGCACCCGAGGTCTCTCGAGGCTTCCACTCGGCGCGAGCGGTCCTCAAGCCGGCGGAGAGTTTTCTCCTGCACGGGGGCACTGGGACCTGGCCGGTAGACAAGAACATCACGGCGATCACCCTTCGAGATCTAATGGGTCGGCTCTTGTCCGGTTAG
- a CDS encoding FliH/SctL family protein, with protein MGRVIKGLGHRVPGVLLDAQAQAAALLATARADADRLRTDAQTAFEQARQRGYADGRDAAATEVISIVLGARAEQQQALAAAGPTAASLAVRMAAKIVGHAVETTPTVMAEIAGQALRAGRARAGRVKLRVHPADRAALVAARPTLIAQLAAGAALELVDDPMVGRYGCIVETSAGRLDARLETQLALLEKALLGAPAHD; from the coding sequence ATGGGTCGCGTGATCAAGGGTCTTGGGCATCGGGTGCCGGGCGTGCTGCTGGACGCTCAGGCGCAGGCGGCGGCGTTGCTGGCCACCGCGCGCGCCGACGCCGACCGTCTGCGCACCGACGCGCAAACCGCCTTCGAACAGGCGCGCCAGCGCGGGTATGCCGACGGCCGCGACGCAGCCGCCACCGAAGTCATCTCGATCGTGCTGGGGGCGCGCGCCGAACAGCAGCAGGCGCTGGCCGCTGCCGGTCCAACGGCGGCGTCGCTGGCGGTGCGCATGGCCGCCAAGATCGTTGGGCATGCCGTCGAGACCACGCCGACCGTGATGGCCGAGATCGCCGGCCAGGCTTTGCGCGCCGGGCGGGCGCGCGCCGGCCGGGTGAAGTTACGCGTGCATCCCGCCGATCGCGCCGCGCTGGTGGCGGCCCGACCGACCCTGATCGCGCAGTTGGCGGCGGGCGCTGCGCTGGAGCTGGTCGACGATCCGATGGTGGGACGTTACGGCTGCATCGTCGAAACCAGCGCCGGTCGGTTGGACGCCCGCCTGGAAACGCAGCTGGCCCTGCTGGAAAAAGCGCTCCTCGGCGCGCCCGCCCATGACTGA